One part of the Treponema peruense genome encodes these proteins:
- a CDS encoding PhoH family protein, with the protein MSLYTIIIPQSEVLHRICGTNDSNLSLIENFLGVSVFARGNELSVNSEDKETTENFRFIIDRISDEFSVNESTGTDREIIQSVLNTEVSGKISDVSVSIPGAFKRIYPETKGQADLILAMRSSDLVFALGPAGSGKTYLAAAEALRLLLCHKVSSIVITRPVVEAGESLGYLPGDLQEKINPYIKPLYDAMNSILPRETIKKLNDNNLIETAPLAYMRGRTLKNCAVILDEAQNTTPEQMKMFLTRMGENSKVFITGDPTQVDLPPRIQSGLVHSTKILNNIKGISIVELTSTDVVRNPLVKQIIQAYENEERQGF; encoded by the coding sequence GTGTCTTTGTATACGATTATTATTCCGCAGAGTGAAGTATTACACAGAATCTGCGGAACCAACGATTCTAATCTTTCTCTGATTGAAAACTTTCTTGGTGTTTCTGTTTTTGCAAGAGGAAACGAGTTGAGTGTTAATTCCGAAGATAAAGAGACAACAGAGAATTTTAGATTTATTATTGACAGAATCAGCGATGAGTTTTCTGTAAATGAGTCAACAGGTACCGACAGAGAAATAATTCAGTCTGTGCTTAATACTGAAGTTTCGGGGAAAATATCTGATGTTTCGGTAAGTATTCCCGGAGCATTCAAAAGAATTTATCCTGAAACCAAAGGACAGGCTGATTTGATTTTGGCGATGCGCTCTTCTGATCTTGTTTTTGCTCTGGGACCTGCAGGAAGCGGAAAGACTTATCTTGCGGCCGCAGAAGCTTTAAGACTGCTTCTTTGTCATAAAGTTTCTTCTATTGTTATTACGCGGCCTGTTGTTGAAGCCGGTGAAAGCCTGGGGTACCTGCCCGGTGATCTTCAGGAAAAAATAAATCCTTATATTAAACCGCTTTATGATGCAATGAATTCTATTCTTCCCCGCGAAACTATTAAAAAACTTAACGACAATAATCTGATTGAAACAGCACCTCTTGCGTATATGCGCGGACGAACCCTTAAAAATTGTGCTGTTATTCTTGACGAGGCGCAGAATACAACTCCTGAACAGATGAAAATGTTTCTTACAAGGATGGGTGAAAATTCAAAGGTCTTTATTACAGGCGATCCGACACAGGTTGATCTTCCGCCAAGAATTCAGTCGGGACTTGTGCATTCTACAAAAATTCTGAACAATATAAAAGGTATTTCTATAGTTGAGCTTACCTCGACAGACGTGGTAAGAAATCCGTTGGTTAAACAAATTATTCAGGCTTATGAAAATGAAGAAAGACAGGGATTCTAA
- a CDS encoding HD family phosphohydrolase, which translates to MKMKKDRDSNKKGTFSYIMGSVGRYIKSNYSVLIMIFVTFVVCSGLSFVKIATTSTISSYNLEDYEIGQISDITIKATKSLAPDAYNPVSVEKDEKVIRKGFPITEEGYAKLKKMAEAPAYIDYRAFANSVIFHLLNCILFFFFRSRLYFKRKIEFKEIVTECLFYLVIYAMAIFASKTVLFSSAFAMPVIIPSTLCVVLVAILFGQLNAVFFSIVVSLGVLNAASYQLVPFLFTLTISLATSRIVNKIERRIDMIFASLLQALLNVVFLLVFKVIFNDSMNEAVLSLTGVAFNGFISGILCLGLLTPLEMILNTASPFRLMELSDLNNPVMKKMLVTCSGTYNHSMMVASLAEAACREIGANSLLARVGAYYHDIGKMDNPEYFVENQNGGENIHKAINPSLSVSIIRSHVKRGMEKAHAMRLPQQIVDIIGEHHGNQVIAYFYNEAKQSDPNASSDDYAYTGNPPSTKESAVVMLADTVEAACRTLEKPSVPRLDKFISALINGKIELHQLDNCDLTFNDLTKIHDSFVQILAGYYHSRIEYPDQKDPDSGSVSAEKDRTLDKSAEKTSVQESKTREKTASKSDEPKKTRGKNNAK; encoded by the coding sequence ATGAAAATGAAGAAAGACAGGGATTCTAATAAAAAAGGAACTTTTTCTTATATTATGGGATCGGTTGGACGGTATATTAAATCCAATTATTCGGTTTTAATAATGATTTTTGTGACTTTTGTCGTCTGTTCCGGACTTTCGTTTGTGAAGATTGCAACAACAAGTACAATTTCTTCCTATAATCTTGAGGATTATGAGATTGGTCAGATTTCTGATATAACAATCAAGGCTACAAAAAGTCTTGCACCTGATGCTTATAATCCTGTTTCTGTTGAAAAAGATGAAAAGGTAATCAGAAAAGGTTTTCCAATTACGGAAGAGGGGTATGCTAAACTCAAGAAAATGGCAGAGGCTCCGGCTTATATTGACTACAGGGCATTTGCCAATTCTGTTATCTTTCACCTTTTGAACTGTATTCTGTTTTTCTTTTTCAGAAGCCGTCTGTATTTTAAGAGAAAAATTGAATTTAAAGAAATTGTTACGGAATGTCTGTTCTATCTTGTAATTTATGCCATGGCTATTTTTGCAAGCAAGACAGTTTTGTTTTCTTCTGCATTTGCTATGCCTGTAATTATTCCTTCTACATTGTGTGTGGTTCTTGTGGCAATTCTTTTTGGCCAGCTTAATGCGGTCTTTTTTTCTATAGTTGTTTCCCTCGGGGTTCTTAACGCGGCTTCTTACCAGCTTGTGCCGTTTCTTTTTACGCTTACAATTTCGCTTGCTACTTCAAGGATTGTAAATAAAATTGAACGCCGCATTGATATGATTTTTGCATCTCTTTTGCAGGCTCTTCTTAATGTAGTTTTTCTTCTTGTGTTCAAGGTTATTTTCAATGATTCCATGAACGAAGCTGTTCTTTCACTTACCGGTGTTGCGTTTAACGGGTTTATTTCGGGAATTCTCTGTCTTGGACTTCTGACGCCTTTGGAAATGATTCTGAATACGGCATCGCCGTTCCGCCTGATGGAACTTAGTGATTTGAATAATCCTGTAATGAAAAAAATGCTTGTTACCTGCAGCGGTACTTACAATCATTCAATGATGGTTGCTTCTCTTGCCGAAGCTGCCTGCCGCGAAATCGGGGCAAATTCTCTTTTGGCAAGAGTGGGCGCTTATTACCACGACATCGGTAAAATGGATAATCCCGAGTATTTTGTTGAAAACCAGAATGGCGGTGAAAATATTCATAAGGCAATAAATCCTTCACTTTCTGTAAGCATAATCCGCAGTCATGTAAAGAGGGGAATGGAAAAGGCCCATGCAATGCGTTTGCCACAGCAGATTGTTGATATTATCGGCGAACATCACGGTAACCAGGTTATTGCTTATTTTTATAATGAGGCAAAGCAGTCCGACCCGAATGCCAGTTCTGATGATTATGCATATACAGGAAATCCCCCTTCGACAAAGGAAAGCGCTGTTGTTATGCTCGCAGATACAGTAGAAGCTGCCTGTCGTACACTTGAAAAGCCGTCTGTTCCGCGTCTGGATAAATTTATTTCGGCACTGATTAACGGAAAAATTGAACTTCACCAGCTGGATAACTGCGATCTTACTTTCAATGATTTGACAAAAATCCACGATTCGTTTGTTCAGATTCTGGCGGGGTATTATCACAGCCGTATTGAATATCCTGACCAGAAAGATCCTGATTCAGGAAGTGTTTCTGCAGAAAAAGACAGAACTCTTGATAAGAGCGCAGAAAAAACTTCAGTTCAGGAAAGTAAAACCAGAGAAAAAACTGCGTCAAAATCTGATGAGCCAAAGAAGACAAGGGGAAAGAATAATGCCAAATAG
- the ybeY gene encoding rRNA maturation RNase YbeY — translation MPNRILVDTEEGIPVPEWISKVEPFFLKAMDRAGYDGQEVSILFCSDEFIRKLNSDYRNIDSPTDVLSFENGGTYCDDDGTEWLEAGDIAVSLETLPKNAEYFDVDCNDELKRLLVHGMLHLNGFDHGEEHVEKGVEPVCEMLRIQKEILDSLESEKIIG, via the coding sequence ATGCCAAATAGAATTCTTGTTGATACAGAAGAGGGAATTCCTGTTCCTGAATGGATTTCAAAAGTAGAGCCGTTTTTTTTGAAGGCAATGGACAGGGCCGGTTATGACGGTCAGGAAGTTTCAATTTTATTCTGCTCAGATGAGTTTATCCGCAAATTGAATTCTGATTACAGAAATATTGACAGCCCCACCGATGTTTTGAGTTTTGAAAACGGCGGAACTTATTGTGATGATGACGGTACAGAATGGCTTGAAGCAGGTGACATTGCAGTAAGCCTTGAGACTCTTCCGAAGAATGCAGAATATTTTGATGTTGACTGCAATGACGAACTTAAACGGCTGCTTGTTCACGGAATGCTTCATCTTAACGGATTTGACCATGGTGAAGAGCATGTTGAGAAAGGTGTTGAACCTGTCTGCGAAATGCTCAGAATTCAAAAAGAAATATTAGACTCTCTTGAGTCGGAAAAAATAATAGGATAA
- a CDS encoding hemolysin family protein codes for MFGKKKSKKEDNSSLAVDEKQQDLLAEEKNDMIQGVEDLSVTTVKEVMVPRIDVDFISIETPEEELLKRVTESGHSRFPVYSGSIDNVVGVLYVKDLIKAFANRQSVDLERIIRKAYFVPESKRIDGLLREFKRKHLHIAIAIDEYGGISGIVCMEDIIEEIVGDIQDEFDNEREDIISLGNNVWICDARVDLDNLNETIGASFPAEDFDTLGGFVFDLFGKIPVKFEKVSWNQYDFIVQEMEGHKVNTIKVVYHGSEDDRN; via the coding sequence ATGTTTGGTAAAAAAAAGTCAAAAAAAGAAGACAATTCTTCACTTGCAGTGGATGAAAAACAGCAGGATTTACTTGCCGAAGAAAAAAATGACATGATTCAGGGAGTTGAAGATCTTTCTGTTACTACGGTAAAAGAAGTTATGGTTCCCAGAATTGATGTGGATTTTATTTCGATAGAAACTCCTGAAGAAGAACTTCTTAAGCGTGTTACCGAAAGCGGACACTCGAGGTTTCCTGTTTATTCAGGTTCGATAGATAATGTTGTTGGCGTTCTGTATGTAAAGGATTTGATTAAGGCTTTTGCAAACAGGCAGAGCGTTGATTTGGAGCGCATTATACGCAAGGCATATTTTGTTCCGGAAAGCAAACGTATTGACGGACTGCTGCGCGAATTCAAAAGAAAGCATCTTCATATTGCCATCGCAATTGATGAATACGGCGGAATAAGTGGCATTGTCTGCATGGAAGATATTATAGAAGAAATTGTCGGTGATATTCAGGATGAGTTTGACAACGAAAGGGAAGATATAATTTCTCTGGGAAACAATGTGTGGATTTGTGATGCCCGCGTGGATCTGGATAATCTTAATGAAACAATAGGGGCATCTTTCCCGGCTGAAGATTTTGATACTCTGGGCGGATTTGTTTTTGATTTGTTCGGGAAAATTCCTGTTAAATTTGAAAAAGTTTCGTGGAATCAGTATGATTTTATAGTTCAGGAAATGGAAGGCCATAAAGTCAATACAATTAAAGTCGTTTATCACGGATCGGAAGATGACAGAAATTAA
- a CDS encoding tetratricopeptide repeat protein, with product MKKSACKFILFVFLSLFAAVYAFAVPSGTYSALDYFSEAEQLRNRNDFLGATELYREALELNPKYGDAWYSLALCCYNLKNYDLALEYAGNAEKYSKNMDSVRNLQGMSLVCLGRLDEAEKIFSSILETSPNNIDARFGLAELDLLDGKISSAEFLYSEALKRDGTNRKALLSLALVSAEMGKTESAANYISQALESHSGSSEVHYLAAYLAAKSGNLREAELRARSAIQIQTDFDDAYALLSSILYTQGRYDEVLDICLFRIGRNRNLSDAWYLMGLSQKKKGDVEGALKSFETGLSLNPQDEVMRACFEQTVADNIPVEDSRRQGWASFHISKAREYAAKFDGPGERFEYQKALSVAPLDLSVRQNFADLLSREGLYELYLKQLDFISANSVPVVTQEDNVRRNENSPEVKKTAVQIRNEDSAEALKNLMAGNLSERWNVDPFYLDKTRWNIGLYFQKKNVRLIHADLEEIAVRAAGDIFSAVPSTSVDVLTEPIGGYSDAFRHARSSGRDYFIIISPEESERSFGLKAYIYSARTGTKTTEIDIYRTGNDCMARTLRRFRRSVLDILPIRGKIVSATNGTLLVDLGRSDGITAGSKFDVVRRGSIRTKDRGPGITYDEKNILGTFTAVTVNEELCSGEYKKRGFYDVMNAGDEVVLVELSENSGSSESVASSARPAADSSGEPVVQNSESNEDASSVKEALKIQPRESELVGLIRNII from the coding sequence TTGAAAAAATCTGCATGTAAATTCATTTTATTTGTATTTCTCTCTTTGTTTGCAGCTGTTTATGCTTTTGCTGTTCCTTCAGGAACTTATTCTGCGCTGGATTATTTTTCTGAAGCTGAACAACTTAGAAACCGTAATGATTTTTTGGGGGCTACAGAACTTTACCGTGAGGCACTGGAATTGAACCCAAAGTACGGTGATGCCTGGTATAGTCTTGCACTGTGCTGTTACAATCTAAAGAATTATGATCTGGCTTTGGAATATGCCGGTAATGCAGAGAAATATTCAAAAAACATGGATTCTGTGCGAAATCTTCAGGGAATGTCTCTTGTTTGTCTTGGACGTCTTGATGAAGCAGAAAAGATTTTTTCTTCCATACTTGAAACAAGTCCCAATAATATTGATGCCCGTTTTGGACTCGCAGAACTGGATCTTCTTGACGGAAAAATTTCTTCTGCCGAATTTTTGTATTCCGAAGCGCTTAAACGTGATGGAACCAACCGCAAGGCTCTTTTGAGTCTTGCCCTGGTCAGCGCAGAAATGGGAAAAACAGAGTCGGCTGCAAATTATATATCGCAGGCACTGGAGTCACACAGCGGATCTTCGGAAGTTCATTACCTGGCTGCCTATCTTGCTGCAAAAAGCGGAAATCTTCGTGAAGCAGAACTCCGTGCGAGAAGTGCAATTCAGATTCAGACGGATTTTGATGATGCCTATGCTCTTCTTTCGTCTATACTTTATACTCAAGGCCGGTATGATGAAGTTTTGGATATATGTTTGTTCAGGATAGGAAGAAACAGAAATCTTTCTGACGCGTGGTATCTTATGGGCCTTTCGCAGAAAAAGAAGGGTGATGTTGAAGGCGCTCTTAAAAGTTTTGAAACAGGTCTTTCGCTGAACCCACAGGATGAAGTGATGCGTGCCTGTTTTGAACAAACTGTTGCCGACAATATTCCCGTAGAAGACAGCAGACGGCAGGGTTGGGCTTCTTTTCATATTTCAAAAGCCCGTGAATATGCCGCTAAATTTGACGGCCCGGGGGAACGTTTTGAATATCAGAAAGCTCTTTCTGTAGCACCGCTTGATTTGTCAGTAAGACAGAACTTTGCAGATTTGCTCAGCAGGGAAGGGCTTTACGAACTTTACCTGAAACAGCTTGATTTTATAAGTGCAAATTCTGTTCCGGTTGTGACGCAGGAAGATAATGTACGCAGAAATGAAAATTCGCCGGAAGTCAAAAAGACCGCTGTTCAAATTCGTAATGAAGATTCCGCTGAAGCCTTGAAGAATTTAATGGCCGGAAATCTTTCAGAACGATGGAATGTGGATCCGTTTTATCTGGACAAAACGCGGTGGAACATTGGTCTTTACTTTCAGAAAAAAAATGTAAGGCTTATTCACGCCGACTTGGAAGAGATTGCTGTTCGTGCGGCCGGTGATATTTTTTCTGCAGTTCCATCCACTTCTGTAGATGTTCTTACGGAACCGATCGGCGGTTATTCTGATGCATTCCGTCACGCGCGCTCTTCGGGAAGGGATTATTTTATTATTATTTCCCCCGAAGAAAGCGAACGTTCCTTTGGACTCAAGGCTTATATATATTCTGCAAGGACGGGAACAAAAACTACTGAAATTGACATATACAGGACAGGCAATGACTGTATGGCGCGCACTCTGCGAAGATTCAGACGGTCTGTTCTGGACATTCTTCCTATTCGCGGAAAGATTGTTTCGGCAACAAACGGAACACTTCTGGTAGATTTGGGGCGCAGTGACGGAATAACGGCAGGTTCAAAATTTGATGTTGTACGCAGGGGCAGTATACGCACAAAAGACAGGGGACCGGGAATTACTTATGATGAAAAAAATATTCTTGGTACCTTTACGGCCGTCACTGTCAATGAAGAACTGTGTTCCGGTGAATACAAAAAACGCGGTTTTTATGATGTGATGAATGCAGGGGATGAAGTTGTTCTTGTGGAACTTTCTGAAAATTCCGGCAGCAGTGAAAGTGTTGCTTCTTCTGCAAGACCTGCCGCTGATTCTTCTGGAGAGCCTGTGGTTCAGAATTCAGAAAGTAATGAAGATGCTTCTTCTGTTAAAGAGGCGCTTAAAATTCAGCCAAGAGAATCAGAACTGGTTGGTCTTATCAGAAATATAATTTGA
- a CDS encoding tetratricopeptide repeat protein, whose amino-acid sequence MSSEKTAAKQPTIEPKTYENGEIRELPLPYVDILGDGTKHEKTISKKTQETASSFIRQKKESVRTKKLSPYIFDEDLISPPGGDDYLLFDILKTTFIKKKYSDAAVSLQKFLAQNRTKETSARAAFYLGESHYFMENYDTAVSVFLGLAETYPQLTNRWIESSLDLYRAPIEQ is encoded by the coding sequence TTGTCTTCAGAAAAAACAGCAGCAAAACAGCCCACTATTGAACCAAAAACATACGAAAACGGTGAAATAAGGGAACTTCCACTTCCCTATGTAGACATTCTTGGAGACGGAACAAAACACGAAAAAACAATAAGCAAAAAAACACAAGAAACGGCGTCTTCTTTTATCAGGCAGAAAAAAGAAAGCGTACGAACAAAAAAACTCAGTCCGTATATTTTTGACGAAGACCTGATAAGTCCTCCTGGCGGTGACGACTACCTTCTGTTCGACATACTGAAGACAACGTTTATAAAGAAAAAATATTCAGACGCCGCAGTTTCTCTCCAAAAATTTCTTGCCCAGAACAGAACAAAAGAAACTTCAGCGCGGGCAGCTTTTTATCTTGGAGAATCCCATTACTTTATGGAAAATTACGACACAGCTGTCAGTGTATTTCTAGGTCTCGCAGAAACCTATCCCCAACTTACAAACCGCTGGATAGAAAGTTCCTTGGATTTGTACCGGGCACCAATAGAACAATAA
- a CDS encoding CRISPR-associated protein Cas2: MFVSVIVEPGSIESGKDLTDILTKFAFSKIQRFCWENMRFSESDIVALKKDIDRVTDYYDKVRFYQFPVEGQFVITELRQKKWRRCAFAPCAK; this comes from the coding sequence ATGTTTGTTTCGGTAATTGTCGAACCCGGTAGCATTGAAAGCGGAAAGGATTTGACTGATATTCTGACAAAATTTGCATTCTCGAAGATTCAGCGTTTCTGCTGGGAAAATATGCGCTTTAGTGAAAGTGATATTGTTGCATTGAAAAAAGACATTGACCGCGTGACAGATTATTATGACAAAGTAAGGTTCTATCAGTTTCCTGTTGAAGGCCAGTTTGTAATTACAGAACTGCGGCAGAAAAAATGGAGACGGTGTGCCTTTGCTCCCTGTGCAAAATAA
- the prfB gene encoding peptide chain release factor 2 (programmed frameshift), which translates to MLEDLRVPISELKENIMDVWGRLDPDEIDKKIAEKEALTTAPGFWDDNDKATRVMNDIKMLKGRIEPWRELIQEVSDMETLYDLGVEENDQSVEKELKELYEKAKAKYDHESILNLLSDEVDKNDCFLSVHAGAGGTEACDWTFMLSRMYQRWAERHGYKTEVLSEEEAEGGLKSINMKISGPYVYGYTKGEAGVHRLVRISPFDANARRHTSFASVYVFPVLDDSIEVKIDPKDLRIDTFRAGGKGGQHVNKTESAVRFTHLPTGIVVQCESERSQLMNRATAMSILRSRLYEYYKEQREKDNMKFAGEKKDISFGSQIRSYVFQPYTMVKDHRTKYSVGNIQGVMDGDIDGFLDEYLSAKWKGLPASSSDDDDDIGDDA; encoded by the exons ATGCTTGAGGATTTAAGAGTTCCTATTTCGGAGTTGAAGGAAAATATCATGGATGTCTGGGGGCGTCTT GACCCGGATGAGATTGACAAAAAAATAGCAGAAAAAGAAGCTCTTACTACGGCACCCGGTTTTTGGGACGACAATGACAAAGCTACCAGGGTTATGAATGACATAAAAATGCTTAAGGGAAGAATTGAACCCTGGCGCGAACTTATTCAGGAAGTTTCTGATATGGAAACCCTGTATGACCTTGGTGTAGAAGAAAATGACCAGAGCGTCGAAAAAGAACTTAAAGAACTTTATGAAAAGGCAAAGGCAAAATACGACCACGAAAGTATATTGAATCTTCTTAGTGATGAAGTTGACAAAAACGACTGTTTCCTTTCTGTTCATGCAGGAGCCGGCGGAACCGAAGCCTGTGACTGGACATTTATGCTCAGCCGCATGTACCAGCGCTGGGCAGAACGCCACGGTTACAAAACAGAAGTTCTTTCTGAAGAAGAAGCAGAAGGCGGACTCAAGTCTATCAATATGAAGATTTCGGGTCCCTATGTTTACGGTTATACAAAAGGTGAGGCAGGTGTTCACAGACTTGTCAGAATAAGTCCTTTTGACGCAAATGCCAGAAGACATACTTCGTTTGCATCGGTTTACGTTTTTCCTGTTCTGGATGACAGTATTGAAGTCAAAATTGATCCGAAGGATTTGAGAATAGATACTTTCAGGGCCGGAGGAAAAGGCGGACAGCATGTCAACAAAACAGAGTCTGCCGTACGCTTTACGCATCTTCCGACAGGAATCGTTGTTCAGTGTGAAAGTGAACGTTCGCAGCTTATGAACAGAGCTACGGCAATGAGTATTCTGCGTTCAAGACTTTATGAATATTACAAGGAACAGCGCGAGAAGGACAATATGAAATTTGCCGGCGAGAAAAAAGATATTTCTTTCGGAAGCCAGATCCGCTCTTACGTTTTCCAGCCTTATACCATGGTTAAGGATCACCGTACAAAATATTCTGTCGGAAACATTCAGGGTGTTATGGACGGGGACATTGACGGCTTTTTGGACGAATACCTTTCTGCAAAATGGAAGGGACTGCCGGCATCTTCTTCTGACGATGATGACGATATCGGGGACGACGCATAA
- the ftsY gene encoding signal recognition particle-docking protein FtsY gives MAKTSFGQKLKALFGIHKNSDSDFFEELTDALIEGDVGARTAVEIVDSLEKKCREGKVSGENAITSELEKILLEFVHAQKLSPVEGKVNVYMVLGVNGVGKTTSVAKMAKLFSSAGTGVIMAASDTFRAAAVDQIAMHGEKLGIRVVKHQMGSDPSAVVFDAAEACRAGGGGLVLADTAGRLHNKENLVNELKKIDRIAASKADEGCYKKILVIDATTGQNALRQAEVFNEAVGVDALVLTKYDSTARGGVLISIGKELGIPAAFVCNGEKYADIAQFNPQGYIKEFLGL, from the coding sequence ATGGCAAAAACTTCTTTTGGACAGAAACTCAAGGCATTGTTCGGAATACATAAAAACAGCGATTCTGATTTTTTTGAAGAACTCACTGATGCTCTTATTGAAGGGGACGTTGGTGCCCGCACTGCTGTAGAAATTGTAGACAGTCTTGAAAAAAAATGCCGCGAAGGAAAAGTTTCAGGCGAAAACGCAATTACTTCTGAACTTGAAAAAATACTTTTGGAATTTGTCCATGCACAAAAACTTTCACCCGTCGAAGGAAAAGTAAATGTTTATATGGTTCTTGGTGTTAACGGTGTCGGCAAAACTACGAGCGTTGCAAAAATGGCAAAACTTTTTTCTTCTGCCGGAACCGGTGTAATTATGGCTGCCTCCGATACGTTCAGGGCCGCTGCTGTTGACCAGATTGCAATGCACGGCGAAAAACTCGGAATACGCGTTGTAAAGCACCAGATGGGAAGTGATCCTTCGGCCGTTGTTTTTGACGCTGCCGAAGCCTGCCGTGCCGGTGGAGGGGGACTCGTTCTTGCCGATACTGCGGGCCGTCTTCACAATAAAGAAAATCTTGTTAACGAGCTCAAGAAGATAGACAGAATTGCAGCATCAAAAGCTGATGAAGGCTGTTATAAAAAAATTCTTGTGATTGACGCGACAACAGGACAGAATGCACTCAGGCAGGCAGAAGTGTTTAATGAGGCAGTCGGTGTAGACGCTCTTGTTCTTACAAAATATGACTCTACTGCACGCGGTGGCGTTCTTATTTCTATAGGAAAGGAATTGGGAATTCCTGCAGCATTTGTATGCAACGGTGAAAAATATGCAGATATTGCACAATTCAATCCGCAGGGGTATATAAAGGAATTTCTGGGACTTTAA
- a CDS encoding ABC transporter permease, with the protein MSGFKWIYFVSRRISRINRKGRTSVTSALASLGLCFGVASLIVVLSVMNGFQMSFKDAIMEISSYDARVSNITEQQEEEFLSWCSGRSDVECVVPFYEAQGLMAGTGGRQSAALVRAVPQNTMQEDAGFKKQLRMVAGKFDLSGGDGIIVGNTLAHNLGLHVGSRVNILALSGSSDVSLLSANRQFVVKGIFFCGYSDINAAYSFISLDAGKTNFGAGAKKTFGIKTSGSSGEMAFLGAVKNKFPDAQVSVWRDYNRSFFGALRMEKTMMFLLILLIFVVVAVNIYNGMRRLVYERKDDIAVLSALGAHPRDVQNVFVMQGASVGIGGCVPGLLLGIFLCLNIEGVFTFLSKAQYFFMYIIYSIISPQSLPYLSENPMFAVYANIPARMFPQEVAFVFLFGIFSSVLAAALAGRNILKMKVAEVLRDE; encoded by the coding sequence TTGAGCGGCTTTAAGTGGATTTATTTTGTGTCCAGAAGAATCAGCAGAATAAACAGAAAGGGACGTACTTCGGTAACTTCGGCACTTGCTTCGTTGGGACTTTGTTTTGGTGTTGCATCCCTCATTGTTGTATTGAGCGTTATGAACGGTTTTCAGATGAGTTTTAAGGATGCCATTATGGAAATAAGTTCGTATGATGCGCGCGTTTCAAATATTACGGAGCAGCAGGAAGAAGAATTTTTGTCGTGGTGTTCGGGTCGCAGTGACGTTGAATGTGTTGTTCCGTTTTATGAAGCCCAGGGGCTTATGGCAGGAACAGGCGGTCGTCAGAGTGCAGCCCTTGTACGTGCTGTTCCGCAGAATACAATGCAGGAAGATGCAGGCTTTAAGAAACAGCTGCGCATGGTTGCAGGAAAATTTGATCTTTCGGGCGGTGACGGAATAATTGTAGGAAACACTCTGGCACACAATCTGGGACTTCATGTAGGAAGTCGCGTTAACATACTTGCGCTCAGCGGTTCTTCTGACGTAAGCCTTCTTTCTGCAAACAGGCAGTTTGTCGTAAAGGGAATTTTTTTCTGCGGATATTCTGACATAAACGCCGCATATTCTTTTATAAGCCTTGATGCCGGAAAAACGAATTTCGGTGCCGGGGCAAAAAAAACTTTCGGAATAAAAACATCCGGTTCTTCTGGGGAAATGGCTTTTCTTGGAGCCGTTAAGAATAAATTTCCTGATGCACAGGTTTCGGTCTGGCGCGATTACAACAGAAGTTTTTTTGGTGCACTAAGAATGGAAAAGACAATGATGTTCCTTCTTATTCTGCTGATTTTTGTTGTCGTTGCTGTAAACATTTACAACGGAATGCGGAGACTTGTGTATGAGCGTAAAGATGATATTGCGGTTCTTTCAGCCCTTGGCGCACATCCGCGTGACGTTCAAAACGTGTTTGTAATGCAGGGCGCTTCTGTAGGAATCGGGGGCTGTGTTCCGGGACTTCTTCTTGGGATTTTTTTGTGTCTTAACATAGAAGGCGTTTTTACCTTTTTGTCAAAGGCGCAGTATTTTTTTATGTACATAATTTATTCGATAATTTCACCGCAGTCGCTTCCTTATCTTTCCGAAAACCCGATGTTTGCAGTGTATGCCAATATTCCTGCAAGAATGTTCCCACAGGAAGTTGCGTTTGTTTTTTTATTCGGAATTTTTTCGTCAGTTCTGGCAGCAGCCCTTGCCGGAAGAAATATATTGAAAATGAAAGTAGCAGAGGTGCTCAGAGATGAATGA